DNA from Mycolicibacterium alvei:
AGCGGGAGCAGGCCTTCTATACGACCTATCGCAGCGTCGCCAAGGTGGTCCTGGCCTCGGGTCTGACCATTGCCGGAGCGGTGTTCTGCCTGAGTTTCACCCGGCTGCCGTATTTCCAGACCCTGGGCATCCCGTGTGCGTTGGGCATGGTCGTGGCCGTTGCGGTCGCCCTGACGCTGATTCCGGCGGTCCTTGCACTCGGCGGACGCTTCGGATTGTTCGAACCCAAACGCAAGATCATCGTGCGGCGTTGGCGGCGCATCGGTACCGCGATCGTCCGTTGGCCCGCACCGATTCTGGTCACGGCATTGGCCGCCTCGCTCATCGGGTTGCTGGCGCTGCCGAGGTACCAGCCCGGTTACAACGACCAGAATTATCTGCCGAAAGACATTCCGGCCAATGAAGGGTATGCGGCGGCCGACCGGCACTTTCCGCAGTCGCTGATGACGGCTCCCGACATCCTGTATATCGAGGCCGACCACGACCTGCGCAACCCGGCCGATTTCCTTGTGCTGAACAAACTGGCCAAGGGGGTTCTCGCGGTCCCGGGCATCGCGAGGGTACAGGGGGCCACCCGTCCTGAGGGAACCCCGCTGAAACACACGACGATCCCGTTCATCATGAGTTCTGGCAATGCAAGTCAGTTGCAGCTCTTGCCGTTTCAGAAGGCTCGGATGAACGATCTGGTCACCCAGGCTGAGGAGCTGCAGAAGACCATCACCACGATGCAGCGGATGTTCGGCTTGATGCAGCAGCTCGCCACGACGACGAATGCGATGGTCACGAAAACCCATGAGCTGGAGGATGTCACCAACGAATTGCGTGACCACATGGCAGACTTCGACGATTTCTTCAGGCCTGTTCGAAATTATCTGTACTGGGAACCGCACTGTTTCGACATCCCGGTCTGTTGGGCGCTGAAATCGCTGTTCGAAGCGCTTGACGGCGTTGATCGGTTGACATCGACGATGCACCAGCTCGTGGGAAACCTCGATCAGCTGAATCTGCTCATGCCGCAGATGATCGCCCAGTTCCCGTCCATGATCGCGACGATGCAGAGCACCCGGACCATGATGCTGACGATGCACAGCACCATGTCGGGAATCTTCGGTCAGATGGAGGAAAACGGCGACAACGCCACAGCCATGGGCAAAGCGTTCGACAACGCCCAGAACGACGACTCCTTCTATCTTCCTCCCGAAGTTTTCGACAACGAGGACTTCAAAAAGGTCCTGGATGTATTCGTCTCGCCAGACGGCAGGGCGGCGCGGATGCTCATCACGCAGCGGGGCGATCCGGCGACACCCGAGGGCATCGCGCGGGTCGAACCGTTACGAACAGCGGCCGAGGAAGCGCTCAAGGGAACACCGCTGGAAAGCGCCAAGATCTATCTCACCGGCAGCTCGGCGATGGCAAAGGACCAGGTGGATGGTTCCACCTACGATCTCCTGATCGCGGGAGTCGCGGCGCTCTGCCTCATTTTCATCATCATGTTGATCATGATCCGGAGCCTGGTGGCCGCTCTTGTCATCGTGGGTACGGTTGCGCTTTCGCTGGGTGCGGCATTCGGGCTGTCGGTGCTCATCTGGCAGCACATTCTCGGAATCCAATTGAACTGGCTCGTGCTCGCGATTTCGCTGATCATTCTTTTGGCAGTCGGTTCCGATTACAACCTGCTCCTCGTATCGCGCATGAAAGAAGAGATAAAAGCAGGAATCAACACCGGCATCATCCGCGCGATGGCCGGCAGCGGCAAGGTGGTCACGGCCGCCGGGCTGGTGTTCGCGTCCACCATGATGTCGATGCTTGCCAGCGACGTGCGCACGATCGGTCAGGTGGGGTCGACCATCGGTATCGGTCTGCTGTTCGACACCCTGATCGTGCGCGCGTTCATGACGCCGTCGATCGCTGCGCTGTTGGGCCGCTGGTTCTGGTGGCCGCTGAGGGTCCGGCAGCGGCCCGCCAGTGCCCTGCTACGGCCAACCGGCCCGCGCCCGCTGGTCCGGTCGCTCCTGCTTTTGCCGGATGAACGCGGCTCGTGATGATGGTGTCCTTCCGCGTGAGGACAGCCGCATGAGCGAGCAGTCGATGCACAGCGATCCGCCGTTCGTCGCGCGGATGATCTATCGGCTTGCGGCGCTGATCATTCTCGTCTGGCTGGTGGTCGTTGCGGTCCTGACCTTCGCTGTCCCTTCACTGGAGCAGGTCGGAAGGGACTACTCCGTATCACTGGTCCCCAGAGACGCCCCGTCGTTCCAGGCGATGCAGCGCATGGGCCGAAGCTTCCGGGAATCTGATTCCGACAGTGTGGCAATGGTCGTCCTGGAGGGGCAGCAGCCTCTCGGCGACGATGTGCACCGGTATTACGACGACCTGGTGCGGCAGCTGAAAGCCGATACGCAGCATGTACAGCATGTGCAGGATTACTGGGGGGACAAGCTCACCGCCTCCGGGGTGCAGAGTCAGGACAACAAGGCGGTCTACGTCCAACTGAATCTCGCGGGCAACCAGGGTGAGTCCCTGTCCACGGAATCGGTTGAGGCCGTCCGGGACATCGTTCAACGGTCGCAACTACCGGCCGGGGTCAAGGCTTACGTCACCGGCCCCGCCCCGCTCGCATCGGACATGAACCATGCCGGTGACAAATCCATCATCAAGATCACCGTAGTCACCCTCGTGGTGATCCTCACGATGCTGCTCTTCGTCTACCGTTCGGTGGTCACGGCAGTTCTTCTGCTGGTCATGGTGGGGATGCAGGTCCAGGTAGCGCGAGGTGTCGTCGCACTGCTCGGTGATCACCAGGTCATCGGGCTCTCGACGTTCGCCGTGAATCTGCTCGTATCGCTGGGGATCGCCGTCGGTACCGACTACGGCATCTTCTTCATCGGCCGGTATCAGGAGGCGCGGCAAGCCGGTGAGGAACGCGAGCAGGCGTTCTACACGACGTATCACAGCGTCGCGAAGGTGGTGCTGGCCTCGGGTCTGACGATTGCCGGCGCGATCTTCTGTCTGAGTTTCGCCCGGCTGCCGTACTTCCAGACCATGGGTGTTCCCACCGCGGTGGCCATGGTCGTCGCGGTGGCGGTGGCGCTGACGCTGATTCCAGCCGTGCTTGCCCTGGGCGGGCGCTTCGGTTTGTTCGAACCCAAACGCAAGATCATCGTCCGGCGCTGGCGGCGCCTCGGTACTGCGATCGTCCGCTGGCCGGCGCCCATCCTCGCCGCGGCAATGGTGGTGGCACTGATCGGCTTGTTGGCGCTCCCGGCGTACAAGACCAGTTACAACGACCGGTTGTATGTGCCCAGCAGCATTCCGGCAAATGTCGGATACGCCGCCGCCGAGCGGCACTTTCCCCAGTCGCGGATGACACCGGACATTCTGTTGGTCGAGGCCGACCACGATATGCGTAACCCGTCGGATTTCCTGGTGCTGAACAAGCTGGCAAAAAGCGTATTTGCGGTGCCCGGGATTTCGAGGGTGCAGGGAATAACGCGTCCCGAGGGCACCCCGATCGACCGCACGTCAATTCCGTTCCTGCTCAGCATCCAGAGTGCAACTCAGGTGGAGCTGCTGCCGTTTCAGAAGAATCGGATGAATGACCTGGTCAAGCAGGCCGACGACATGTCGAAGATGATCGCGAACATGCAGCATCTCTACGCGGTGACACAGAAGCTCGTCACCACGACCCACAGCATGGTGAAGAACACCCACCAGATGGAGGATGTGCTGAAGGAGGTTCGGGACCACATTGCGGATTTCGATGACTTCTTCCGGCCGATCCGTAATTACCTGTACTGGGAGCCGCATTGCTTTGACATCCCGTACTGCTGGGCCATGAGGTCTTTTTTCGACGCGATGGATGGCGTCGACGCGGTTGCGGACAAGACTCAAGACCTTGTTCGGAACCTCGACCAACTGGATGCGCTCATGCCGAAGATGGTTGCTCAGTTCCCCTCGATGATCGCCAGCATGCAGATCATGCGGACCATGATGCTGACGATGCACAGCACCATGGCCGGAACGTTCGCCCTGATGGATGAGAACAGCAAGAACGCCGCCGTCATGGGACGGGCTTTCGACGCCGCGCAGAACGACGACTCGTTCTATCTGCCCCCAGAGGTTTTCGACAACGAGGACTTCAAACGCGCGATGAACCTGTTCTTCTCGCCCGACGGAAAGTCGGTGCGGTTGATCATCTCTCACCGCGGTGACCCCGCCACGCCGGAGGGCATCGCGCGAGTCGACAAGGTGGTCCGAGCCGCCGAGGAGGCCCTGAAGCTGACCCCGTTGGAGAGTGCCAAGATCTATATGGCGGGCACCGCGGCGACGTACCGGGACATGCGCGACGGGGCCACCTACGATCTGCTGCTCGCGGGAGTCGCCGCGCTCTGTCTGATCTTCATCATCATGTTGATCGTGACGCGCAGTCTGGTGGCCGCATTGGTCATCGTTGGCACCGTTGCGCTTTCGCTGGGTGCGGCCTTCGGGTTGTCGGTGCTCATCTGGCAACACATCCTGGGCATATATCTGCACTGGCTCGTGCTCGCGATGTCCGTGATCATCCTGTTGGCGGTCGGCTCCGACTACAACCTGCTGCTGGTGTCCCGGATGAAAGAGGAACTCGGCGCCGGGATCAACACCGGCATCATCCGGGCCATGGGCGGTAGCGGCAAGGTGGTGACGGCCGCGGGTCTGGTGTTCGCGTTCACCATGATGTCGATGGTGGTCAGCGACCTCCGAATCATCGGTCAGGTGGGCTCCACCATCGGTATCGGCCTGCTGTTGGACACCCTGGTCGTGCGTGCCCTCATGACGCCGTCCATCGCCGCGCTGCTGGGCCGCTGGTTCTGGTGGCCGCAACGTGTCCGTCCCCGCCCTGCCAGCGTGCTCCTGCGTGAGACAGGACCCCGGCCACTGGTTCGCACATATTTGCTGAAGCAAGAAAATCCCGAGTAAACAACTATGTGGAGATTAGCGAAACGCGGTCCGGGCAAAAGCTGACCGAGTAGAGTTCGGGCCTCGGGAGGAGGAGGTTGTGACATGAAGCAGCTAACACTGGTTGTCGCGGGGGGCGCTCTGGCGTTGGCGCTGAGCGCTGGGGCCGGAATCGCGTCGGCAGACCCGAATATGGATTCGATCGTCAACACCACCTGTAGCTACCCGCAGGTGATGGCGGCGGCAAATGCCCAGGATCCGGCGGCCACCGCTCAATTCAACGCGTCGCCGCAATCGCAGTCCTACCTGCGTCAGTTCCTGGCCGCGCCAAGGGA
Protein-coding regions in this window:
- a CDS encoding MMPL/RND family transporter → MSSQPTADEPPFIPRMIRKLAIPIILLWLVITYILGAAVPPLEQVEKERSVSMIPNDAPSFEAMQRMGQSFRESNSNSVAMIVLEGQQPLGDDAHRYYDDLIRQLKADTAHVQHIQDFWGDPLTAGAAQSADNKAVYVQMSLTGDLGQAAATESLESVRNIVKNTPPPPGVEAYVTGPVALVSDLSQSGNKTVLLVTGLSLTVILVMLLFFFRSIVTALLLLLLVGVQLQVARGVVAFLGDQGVIGLSTYAVNLLVTLGIAAGTDYGIFFVGRYQEARQAGEEREQAFYTTYRSVAKVVLASGLTIAGAVFCLSFTRLPYFQTLGIPCALGMVVAVAVALTLIPAVLALGGRFGLFEPKRKIIVRRWRRIGTAIVRWPAPILVTALAASLIGLLALPRYQPGYNDQNYLPKDIPANEGYAAADRHFPQSLMTAPDILYIEADHDLRNPADFLVLNKLAKGVLAVPGIARVQGATRPEGTPLKHTTIPFIMSSGNASQLQLLPFQKARMNDLVTQAEELQKTITTMQRMFGLMQQLATTTNAMVTKTHELEDVTNELRDHMADFDDFFRPVRNYLYWEPHCFDIPVCWALKSLFEALDGVDRLTSTMHQLVGNLDQLNLLMPQMIAQFPSMIATMQSTRTMMLTMHSTMSGIFGQMEENGDNATAMGKAFDNAQNDDSFYLPPEVFDNEDFKKVLDVFVSPDGRAARMLITQRGDPATPEGIARVEPLRTAAEEALKGTPLESAKIYLTGSSAMAKDQVDGSTYDLLIAGVAALCLIFIIMLIMIRSLVAALVIVGTVALSLGAAFGLSVLIWQHILGIQLNWLVLAISLIILLAVGSDYNLLLVSRMKEEIKAGINTGIIRAMAGSGKVVTAAGLVFASTMMSMLASDVRTIGQVGSTIGIGLLFDTLIVRAFMTPSIAALLGRWFWWPLRVRQRPASALLRPTGPRPLVRSLLLLPDERGS
- a CDS encoding MMPL/RND family transporter, giving the protein MSEQSMHSDPPFVARMIYRLAALIILVWLVVVAVLTFAVPSLEQVGRDYSVSLVPRDAPSFQAMQRMGRSFRESDSDSVAMVVLEGQQPLGDDVHRYYDDLVRQLKADTQHVQHVQDYWGDKLTASGVQSQDNKAVYVQLNLAGNQGESLSTESVEAVRDIVQRSQLPAGVKAYVTGPAPLASDMNHAGDKSIIKITVVTLVVILTMLLFVYRSVVTAVLLLVMVGMQVQVARGVVALLGDHQVIGLSTFAVNLLVSLGIAVGTDYGIFFIGRYQEARQAGEEREQAFYTTYHSVAKVVLASGLTIAGAIFCLSFARLPYFQTMGVPTAVAMVVAVAVALTLIPAVLALGGRFGLFEPKRKIIVRRWRRLGTAIVRWPAPILAAAMVVALIGLLALPAYKTSYNDRLYVPSSIPANVGYAAAERHFPQSRMTPDILLVEADHDMRNPSDFLVLNKLAKSVFAVPGISRVQGITRPEGTPIDRTSIPFLLSIQSATQVELLPFQKNRMNDLVKQADDMSKMIANMQHLYAVTQKLVTTTHSMVKNTHQMEDVLKEVRDHIADFDDFFRPIRNYLYWEPHCFDIPYCWAMRSFFDAMDGVDAVADKTQDLVRNLDQLDALMPKMVAQFPSMIASMQIMRTMMLTMHSTMAGTFALMDENSKNAAVMGRAFDAAQNDDSFYLPPEVFDNEDFKRAMNLFFSPDGKSVRLIISHRGDPATPEGIARVDKVVRAAEEALKLTPLESAKIYMAGTAATYRDMRDGATYDLLLAGVAALCLIFIIMLIVTRSLVAALVIVGTVALSLGAAFGLSVLIWQHILGIYLHWLVLAMSVIILLAVGSDYNLLLVSRMKEELGAGINTGIIRAMGGSGKVVTAAGLVFAFTMMSMVVSDLRIIGQVGSTIGIGLLLDTLVVRALMTPSIAALLGRWFWWPQRVRPRPASVLLRETGPRPLVRTYLLKQENPE
- a CDS encoding hemophore-related protein, with translation MKQLTLVVAGGALALALSAGAGIASADPNMDSIVNTTCSYPQVMAAANAQDPAATAQFNASPQSQSYLRQFLAAPRDERQQMAQIILSSNGQYLGLMQQIFNTCNNF